One region of Quercus lobata isolate SW786 chromosome 2, ValleyOak3.0 Primary Assembly, whole genome shotgun sequence genomic DNA includes:
- the LOC115976570 gene encoding uncharacterized protein LOC115976570 yields the protein MFAARNLQRHSFKTLFSLLQSNPSKNLVFLRDVLPHTISSNVTQPSIPSEDSLLFSSHASLDPFKGWFRSMSTSKGRSMRSKVEKRMQRESGKTLREKRRAQKLKKKLMTEEERLVYNLKRAKKKVALLLQKLKKYELPELPPPRHDPELLTPEQLQAFKKIGFRNKNYVPVGVRGVFGGVVQNMHLHWKFHETVQVCCDNFPKEKIKEMATMIARLSGGIVVNIHNVKTIIMFRGRNYRQPKILIPINTLTKRKALFKARFEQALESQKLNIKKLEQQLRRMGVNPEDPVAMASIQRVASTFFNAIDRQEGSPYVFREDKQQVMEPIKNFEESEPPDDSDQEELDRFIAEIEDAADEEWVAEEEAEKEELSKIRYWNRADFEGRFRGSETRRDRNSYDDDYEVKQARGWRDARDKQRTNDRDGEDNDISGGDDEWDSNDVRTASDLESDADDSDEVHKKFKPSRANRWKEDKILRAKNNDNSKRNPIANFRRQATEEDSDSVNTSSDTENAMWQSDAEEEPNSEASRAATYNYRSSSDEEDNLYHVKGDEKNGVNQQESDADDSDETHVRFKGSRVAQRKHNRIGRSNNDSYFETKAEVKFSGNMAEEDSGSEEMFSDLENAMWESDAEGNSSASTAGRHDYRSSGDEEDHHPMKAKDYGVDNKKSRTQKELDEAWDSD from the exons ATGTTTGCTGCGAGGAATCTTCAGAGGCATTCCTTCAAGaccctcttctctcttctccaaTCCAATCCCTCCAA AAATCTTGTGTTTTTAAGAGATGTTTTGCCACATACCATCTCAAGCAATGTGACTCAGCCTAGTATTCCAAGTGAAGAtagtcttttattttcttcacaTGCATCATTGGATCCCTTCAAGGGGTGGTTCCGGTCTATGTCAACTTCGAAAGGGAGGAGCATGCGAAGCAAGGTGGAGAAGCGGATGCAAAGAGAGTCAGGTAAAACCCTAAGGGAGAAGCGGCGagcacaaaaattaaagaagaagctAATGACTGAGGAGGAAAGGCTTGTTTACAACCTCAAAAGA GCCAAGAAAAAAGTGGCATTGCTCCTTCAGAAGCTCAAGAAATACGAGCTGCCAGAGTTGCCACCCCCTCGTCATGACCCTGAGCTATTGACTCCTGAACAGCTTCaggcatttaaaaaaattggcttcagaaataaaaattatgtaccTGTTGGTGTTCGTGGAGTTTTTGGTGGAGTTGTCCAAAATATGCATCTCCACTGGAAGTTTCATGAAACTGTGCAAGTTTGCTGTGACAACTTccccaaagaaaaaataaaagaaatggcaACCATGATTGCAAGACTGAGTGGTGGTATTGTCGTAAATATTCATAATGTGAAAACAATCATCATGTTTCGTGGCAGAAACTATCgccaacccaaaattttgataCCTATCAACACCCTTACAAAGAGGAAG GCATTATTCAAGGCAAGATTTGAACAAGCTCTTGAATCTCAGAAGCTAAACATAAAGAAGTTAGAACAGCAGCTCCGGCGAATGGGGGTAAATCCTGAGGATCCAGTTGCCATGGCCAGCATTCAGAGAGTTGCTTCTACATTCTTCAATGCAATTGACAGGCAGGAAGGAAGTCCTTATGTCTTCCGGGAAGATAAACAGCAAGTAATGGAACCTATTAAAAACTTTGAAGAGTCAGAACCCCCTGATGACAGTGACCAGGAGGAGTTAGACAGATTCATAGCTGAGATAGAGGATGCAGCAGATGAAGAATGGGTTgctgaagaagaagcagagaaaGAAGAGCTTAGCAAAATTAGGTATTGGAACAGAGCAGACTTTGAAGGGAGGTTCAGGGGATCTGAAACACGTAGGGATCGCAACTCTTATGATGATGATTATGAGGTCAAACAGGCAAGGGGGTGGAGAGATGCACGTGACAAGCAGAGGACTAATGATAGAGATGGTGAAGACAATGATATTTCCGGTGGTGATGATGAATGGGATTCTAATGATGTGAGGACTGCTAGTGATCTTGAGAGTGATGCTGATGATTCTGATGAAGTTCATAAAAAGTTCAAGCCTTCTAGAGCAAACAGGTGGAAGGAGGATAAGATTCTCAgggcaaaaaataatgacaattcTAAGAGAAATCCTATAGCTAATTTTAGAAGACAGGCTACTGAGGAAGATTCTGATTCAGTAAACACGTCGAGTGATACTGAAAATGCAATGTGGCAATCAGATGCGGAGGAAGAACCCAACTCAGAAGCATCAAGAGCAGCAACTTATAATTACAGAAGCAGCAGTGATGAGGAAGACAATTTATATCACGTTAAGGGAGATGAGAAGAATGGGGTGAATCAACAGGAGAGTGACGCTGATGATTCAGATGAAACTCACGTTAGATTCAAGGGATCAAGAGTTGCGCAGCGGAAGCATAATAGGATTGGCAGATCCAATAATGATTcatattttgagacaaaagctgaAGTTAAGTTCAGTGGAAATATGGCTGAGGAAGATTCTGGATCAGAAGAAATGTTTAGTGATTTGGAAAATGCAATGTGGGAGTCGGATGCTGAGGGCAACTCAAGTGCATCAACAGCTGGAAGACATGATTACAGGAGCAGTGGTGATGAGGAAGATCATCATCCGATGAAGGCTAAGGATTATGGGGTTGATAATAAAAAGTCGAGGACGCAAAAAGAATTGGATGAGGCTTGGGATAGTGATTAA
- the LOC115976571 gene encoding SUPPRESSOR OF GAMMA RESPONSE 1-like isoform X2 → MARAWLINSRALARKVRNVTCSAAHQIKDCGANRECPNCHCRIDNSDVSPEWPGLPVGVKFEPSDAELLEHLAAKCGVGNSNPHLFIDEFIPTLEGDKGICYSHPEDLPGAKKDGSSVHFFHRTTNAYASGQRKRRKIQSEHSSTEGPVRWHKTGKTKPLMENGLQKGCKKIMVLYKSSKKGSKPDKSNWVMHQYHLGTEENEKEGEFVVSKIFYQQQKQTENNDGNLVVEDSDIMTLRTSPRTPKANPPNPPRPGISVQSDDVGENNDLSSLQEVEFVSEASHAPPPDIKAEDNMDYPAWLAGESQAVENSDLNCMNDSLLCREIFDNYAPLNNSGLNHISYTGSSSNTNEMTLNNSASSGIPDLENIYLDTPPDFLLAGHRSLPISAGARVFC, encoded by the exons ATGGCAAG GGCTTGGCTAATCAATAGCAGGGCATTGGCAAGGAAAGTGAGAAATGTTACGTGTTCTGCTGCTCATCAAATCAAAGACTGTGGGGCAAATCGTGAATGCCCAAATTGCCATTGTCGTATAGACAATAGTGAT GTTTCTCCTGAATGGCCTGGCCTGCCTGTTGGTGTGAAGTTTGAGCCTTCCGATGCAGAGCTCTTAGAACATTTAGCAGCAAAATGTGGTGTTGGAAACTCAAATCCACACTTGTTTATTGATGAGTTCATCCCAACACTTGAGGGGGACAAAGGAATTTGCTACAGCCATCCGGAAGACCTTCCAG GTGCTAAGAAAGATGGAAGCAGTGTCCATTTCTTTCACAGAACCACTAATGCATATGCTTCTGGTCAACGGAAACGCCGCAAGATTCAAAGTGAACATAGTTCGACTGAGGGGCCTGTCCGCTGGCACAAGACAGGTAAGACAAAACCTTTGATGGAAAATGGATTGCAGAAAGGCTGTAAGAAGATAATGGTACTGTATAAAAGTTCAAAGAAGGGCTCCAAGCCtgataagtccaattgggtgaTGCATCAATATCATCTAGGAACTgaagaaaatgagaaggaaGGTGAATTTGtggtttcaaaaattttttatcaacAGCAGAAGCAGACTGAAAATAACGATGGCAATCTGGTGGTTGAGGATTCTGACATTATGACGCTGAGAACTAGTCCAAGGACCCCAAAAGCAAATCCTCCTAATCCACCACGTCCAGGAATATCTGTTCAGAGTGATGATGTTGGTGAAAATAATGACCTGTCATCTCTCCAG GAAGTAGAATTTGTCTCAGAAGCATCTCATGCCCCTCCACCAGATATTAAGGCTGAGGACAACATGGACTACCCTGCATGGCTGGCAGGGGAATCTCAGGCTGTTGAGAACTCTGATTTAAACTGCATGAATGATTCATTACTCTGCAGGGAGATTTTTGATAATTATGCTCCTCTAAATAATTCAGGACTGAATCACATCTCTTATACTGGCTCTTCTAGCAACACAAATGAGATGACCTTGAACAATAGTGCATCTTCTGGAATTCCTGACCTTGAGAACATATATCTGGATACTCCACCTGATTTCCTGCTTGCT GGACATCGGAGTTTGCCCATCTCTGCTGGGGCAAGGGTTTTTTGTTAA
- the LOC115976571 gene encoding SUPPRESSOR OF GAMMA RESPONSE 1-like isoform X1: MARAWLINSRALARKVRNVTCSAAHQIKDCGANRECPNCHCRIDNSDVSPEWPGLPVGVKFEPSDAELLEHLAAKCGVGNSNPHLFIDEFIPTLEGDKGICYSHPEDLPGAKKDGSSVHFFHRTTNAYASGQRKRRKIQSEHSSTEGPVRWHKTGKTKPLMENGLQKGCKKIMVLYKSSKKGSKPDKSNWVMHQYHLGTEENEKEGEFVVSKIFYQQQKQTENNDGNLVVEDSDIMTLRTSPRTPKANPPNPPRPGISVQSDDVGENNDLSSLQEVEFVSEASHAPPPDIKAEDNMDYPAWLAGESQAVENSDLNCMNDSLLCREIFDNYAPLNNSGLNHISYTGSSSNTNEMTLNNSASSGIPDLENIYLDTPPDFLLADLQFGSQDSVLSWLDRL; the protein is encoded by the exons ATGGCAAG GGCTTGGCTAATCAATAGCAGGGCATTGGCAAGGAAAGTGAGAAATGTTACGTGTTCTGCTGCTCATCAAATCAAAGACTGTGGGGCAAATCGTGAATGCCCAAATTGCCATTGTCGTATAGACAATAGTGAT GTTTCTCCTGAATGGCCTGGCCTGCCTGTTGGTGTGAAGTTTGAGCCTTCCGATGCAGAGCTCTTAGAACATTTAGCAGCAAAATGTGGTGTTGGAAACTCAAATCCACACTTGTTTATTGATGAGTTCATCCCAACACTTGAGGGGGACAAAGGAATTTGCTACAGCCATCCGGAAGACCTTCCAG GTGCTAAGAAAGATGGAAGCAGTGTCCATTTCTTTCACAGAACCACTAATGCATATGCTTCTGGTCAACGGAAACGCCGCAAGATTCAAAGTGAACATAGTTCGACTGAGGGGCCTGTCCGCTGGCACAAGACAGGTAAGACAAAACCTTTGATGGAAAATGGATTGCAGAAAGGCTGTAAGAAGATAATGGTACTGTATAAAAGTTCAAAGAAGGGCTCCAAGCCtgataagtccaattgggtgaTGCATCAATATCATCTAGGAACTgaagaaaatgagaaggaaGGTGAATTTGtggtttcaaaaattttttatcaacAGCAGAAGCAGACTGAAAATAACGATGGCAATCTGGTGGTTGAGGATTCTGACATTATGACGCTGAGAACTAGTCCAAGGACCCCAAAAGCAAATCCTCCTAATCCACCACGTCCAGGAATATCTGTTCAGAGTGATGATGTTGGTGAAAATAATGACCTGTCATCTCTCCAG GAAGTAGAATTTGTCTCAGAAGCATCTCATGCCCCTCCACCAGATATTAAGGCTGAGGACAACATGGACTACCCTGCATGGCTGGCAGGGGAATCTCAGGCTGTTGAGAACTCTGATTTAAACTGCATGAATGATTCATTACTCTGCAGGGAGATTTTTGATAATTATGCTCCTCTAAATAATTCAGGACTGAATCACATCTCTTATACTGGCTCTTCTAGCAACACAAATGAGATGACCTTGAACAATAGTGCATCTTCTGGAATTCCTGACCTTGAGAACATATATCTGGATACTCCACCTGATTTCCTGCTTGCT GATTTGCAGTTTGGTTCTCAAGATAGTGTTCTCAGCTGGTTGGACCGGTTATGA
- the LOC115976572 gene encoding serine/threonine-protein kinase STY13-like yields MGSGNGIYSEGEFSLDAKWLVDPKKLLVGPEIGEGAHAKVYKGQYKNQTVAIKVVHRGETPEEIAKREARFAREVAMLSRVQHKNLVKFIGACKEPVMVIVTELLMGGTLRRYLLNLRPSCLDMHVAVGFALDIARAMECLHSHGIIHRDLKPENLILTADHKTVKLADFGLAREESLTEMMTAETGTYRWMAPELYSTVTLRHGEKKHYNHKVDAYSFAIVLWELIHNKLPFEGMSNLQAAYAAAFKNVRPNAENLPEDLGLIVTSCWREDPNTRPNFSQIIQMLLHYLSTISPPEPIIPPRIYASENTVFPPESPGTSSLMAARHDSGETPTSNIEDNSVGFFSCFRHCY; encoded by the exons atgggaTCTGGTAATGGGATTTATTCAGAGGGAGAGTTCAGTTTGGATGCAAAGTGGCTGGTTGATCCTAAGAAACTTCTTGTTGGGCCAGAGATTGGAGAGGGTGCACATGCCAAAGTTTACAAGGGGCA ATATAAAAATCAAACTGTTGCTATTAAAGTTGTTCATAGGGGAGAGACCCCAGAAGAAATTGCCAAGAGAGAAGCGCGGTTTGCCAGAGAGGTTGCAATGTTATCCAGAGTCCAACACAAGAATCTAGTGAAG TTTATTGGTGCTTGCAAGGAACCTGTTATGGTGATAGTAACTGAACTTCTAATGGGTGGGACGTTGCGTAGATACTTGTTGAATTTGCGGCCAAGCTGCTTGGATATGCATGTGGCAGTCGGGTTTGCACTTGATATTGCTCGCGCTATGGAATGCTTACACTCCCATGGGATCATTCACCGGGATCTGAAACCTG AGAATTTGATCTTGACCGCAGACCATAAAACAGTTAAACTTGCAGATTTTGGTTTAGCTAGAGAAGAGTCATTAACAGAGATGATGACGGCTGAAACAGGAACATATCGTTGGATGGCTCCAGAG CTTTACAGCACAGTCACGCTGAGGCATGGGGAAAAGAAGCATTACAATCACAAGGTGGATGCCTACAGCTTTGCAATTGTGCTGTGGGAGCTCATCCACAATAAATTGCCTTTTGAAGGCATGTCAAATCTACAGGCAGCATATGCAGCTGCTTTTAAG AATGTGAGGCCCAATGCTGAAAACCTCCCTGAGGATTTGGGTTTGATTGTGACTTCATGTTGGAGAGAGGACCCAAACACTCGACCAAACTTCAGCCAAATTATACAGATGCTCTTGCATTATCTGTCTACTATTTCACCACCAGAGCCCATTATCCCTCCTCGGATATATGCTTCAGAGAATACTGTGTTTCCGCCAGAATCTCCTGGTACAAGTTCCTTAATGGCTGCAAGACATGACTCAGGGGAAACCCCAACATCCAACATAGAAGACAACTCTGTAGGTTTTTTCAGTTGCTTTAGACATTGCTACTGA
- the LOC115976573 gene encoding ribosomal RNA-processing protein 8 isoform X1 has product MEEERTQSKKRKRNKPRKSQNNNNPSHQKNKVTHDPNQSSSGLAHPTKSSTFLDKMRARLSGGHFRMINEKLYTCCGKEALDYFKDDPALFDMYHTGYQEQMSHWPEQPVNIIMKWLKNHNPSLVVADFGCGDGRLAKNVKNKVFSFDLVSNDPSVIACDMSKTPLDSSVIDVAVFCLSLMGTNYQNYLKEAHRVLKPWFAPHFVKHFHIRFDPNTGGADPKKFSKAVCDLGYSSVLKDYSNKMFVLLYFKKKDKQKSEMKEIEWPELKPCLYKRR; this is encoded by the exons ATGGAGGAGGAGAGAACGCAGAGCAAAAAGCGGAAGAGGAACAAACCTCGCAAATCTCAGAACAACAACAACCCttcacatcaaaaaaataaagtaaccCATGACCCCAACCAATCTTCTTCTGGTCTTGCCCACCCCACAAAATCCTCCACCTTTCTTGACAAA aTGAGAGCGAGATTATCAGGAGGGCATTTCAGGATGATAAACGAAAAGCTTTACACTTGctg TGGGAAAGAGGCACTTGACTATTTCAAAGATGACCCTGCATTATTTGATATG TATCATACAGGGTACCAGGAGCAAATGTCTCACTGGCCTGAACAACCGGTTAATATAATCATGAAATGGCTAAAGAATCACAACCCTTCTTTGGTTGTAGCTGATTTTGGCTGTG GGGATGGACGCCTTGCTAAAAATGTGAAGAATAAAGTATTCTCCTTTGATCTTGTCTCAAATGATCCCTCAGTAATTGCTTGTGACATGTCCAAG ACACCCCTCGATTCTTCAGTCATTGATGTTGCTGTTTTCTGCCTTTCGCTTATGGGAACTAACTACCAAAATTACCTTAAGGAAGCACACAGAGTCCTTAAGCCATGGTTTGCACCccattttgtcaaacactttCACATTAG GTTTGATCCAAATACTGGAGGAGCAGACCCAAAAAAGTTCTCAAAAGCTGTCTGTGACCTAGGCTATTCCTCTGTGTTAAAG GACTACTCAAATAAgatgtttgttttgttatacttcaagaaaaag GATAAGCAAAAATCAGAGATGAAGGAAATTGAATGGCCTGAGCTAAAACCTTGTTTGTACAAGCGCCGCTGA
- the LOC115976573 gene encoding ribosomal RNA-processing protein 8 isoform X2, with amino-acid sequence MEEERTQSKKRKRNKPRKSQNNNNPSHQKNKVTHDPNQSSSGLAHPTKSSTFLDKMRARLSGGHFRMINEKLYTCCGKEALDYFKDDPALFDMYHTGYQEQMSHWPEQPVNIIMKWLKNHNPSLVVADFGCGDGRLAKNVKNKVFSFDLVSNDPSVIACDMSKTPLDSSVIDVAVFCLSLMGTNYQNYLKEAHRVLKPCGWLLIAEVKSRFDPNTGGADPKKFSKAVCDLGYSSVLKDYSNKMFVLLYFKKKDKQKSEMKEIEWPELKPCLYKRR; translated from the exons ATGGAGGAGGAGAGAACGCAGAGCAAAAAGCGGAAGAGGAACAAACCTCGCAAATCTCAGAACAACAACAACCCttcacatcaaaaaaataaagtaaccCATGACCCCAACCAATCTTCTTCTGGTCTTGCCCACCCCACAAAATCCTCCACCTTTCTTGACAAA aTGAGAGCGAGATTATCAGGAGGGCATTTCAGGATGATAAACGAAAAGCTTTACACTTGctg TGGGAAAGAGGCACTTGACTATTTCAAAGATGACCCTGCATTATTTGATATG TATCATACAGGGTACCAGGAGCAAATGTCTCACTGGCCTGAACAACCGGTTAATATAATCATGAAATGGCTAAAGAATCACAACCCTTCTTTGGTTGTAGCTGATTTTGGCTGTG GGGATGGACGCCTTGCTAAAAATGTGAAGAATAAAGTATTCTCCTTTGATCTTGTCTCAAATGATCCCTCAGTAATTGCTTGTGACATGTCCAAG ACACCCCTCGATTCTTCAGTCATTGATGTTGCTGTTTTCTGCCTTTCGCTTATGGGAACTAACTACCAAAATTACCTTAAGGAAGCACACAGAGTCCTTAAGCCATG TGGTTGGCTTTTGATAGCTGAAGTAAAAAGCAGGTTTGATCCAAATACTGGAGGAGCAGACCCAAAAAAGTTCTCAAAAGCTGTCTGTGACCTAGGCTATTCCTCTGTGTTAAAG GACTACTCAAATAAgatgtttgttttgttatacttcaagaaaaag GATAAGCAAAAATCAGAGATGAAGGAAATTGAATGGCCTGAGCTAAAACCTTGTTTGTACAAGCGCCGCTGA